The proteins below come from a single Deinococcus humi genomic window:
- the murQ gene encoding N-acetylmuramic acid 6-phosphate etherase yields the protein MISDPRPQAALPPDPRRTEGVHPDHPDLDRLEIPELVWALADDQTGAVEAVRAAAPAIARAVAAALPRLERGGRLVYVGAGTSGRLGVLDATELTPTFSWPVSRAVPLIAGGEKAIREAVEGAEDDPEAGVADVATAAVGPDDVLIAVAASGTTPYVLGAVQAARRAGALTVGLSNNPGTPLLSAVDCPVLLDTGPEVISGSTRLKAGTAQKIALNTLSSAVMVRLGKVYGNLMVDVRATNAKLEGRAVRLVRHATGADETAARDALIESAGSVKIAIVKLLLGVSADEAAARLEAQNGHARAALEEG from the coding sequence ATGATCTCTGACCCACGTCCCCAGGCCGCCCTGCCCCCCGATCCCCGGCGCACCGAGGGCGTTCACCCGGACCATCCCGATCTGGATCGCCTGGAGATTCCCGAGCTGGTGTGGGCGCTGGCCGACGACCAGACTGGCGCTGTGGAGGCCGTGCGCGCGGCAGCTCCGGCCATCGCCCGGGCCGTTGCAGCGGCGTTGCCCCGCCTGGAACGCGGCGGTCGCCTGGTGTACGTGGGTGCAGGGACCAGCGGCCGCCTGGGTGTGCTGGACGCCACCGAACTGACGCCGACCTTCTCCTGGCCAGTGTCGCGGGCTGTCCCGTTGATCGCCGGAGGGGAGAAGGCCATCCGCGAGGCCGTCGAGGGTGCGGAGGATGACCCAGAGGCAGGCGTGGCCGACGTGGCCACAGCAGCAGTGGGGCCAGACGACGTGCTGATCGCCGTTGCGGCCAGCGGCACCACCCCCTACGTGCTGGGAGCGGTGCAGGCGGCGCGGCGGGCCGGGGCCTTGACGGTGGGCCTCTCAAATAATCCCGGCACGCCGCTGCTGTCGGCGGTGGACTGTCCGGTGCTGCTCGACACAGGGCCGGAGGTGATCAGCGGCAGCACCCGACTGAAGGCCGGCACCGCGCAGAAAATCGCGCTGAACACCCTGTCGAGTGCCGTGATGGTGCGCCTGGGCAAGGTCTACGGCAACCTGATGGTGGACGTGCGCGCCACCAACGCGAAGCTGGAGGGACGTGCCGTCCGGCTGGTCCGCCACGCCACCGGAGCGGACGAGACCGCCGCGCGTGACGCGCTCATCGAAAGTGCCGGGAGCGTCAAGATTGCCATCGTGAAACTGCTGCTGGGCGTCAGCGCCGACGAGGCGGCCGCCCGTCTGGAGGCGCAGAACGGACACGCCCGCGCCGCACTGGAGGAAGGATGA
- a CDS encoding serine hydrolase domain-containing protein encodes MIPERTRQILETAVASGGLPGAALGVITATGERTTLILGHAQLQPEQIALEENAYFDLASLTKPLFTARHVIRAAEQGRLDLDDPVAARLPELGWMQDTPLKTRTLRQLLTHTAGLPAWVPLYTWGSADTIRARFMQEPWAMQEAGEVVYSDLGYVLLGRVLERVYGQPLRDFPLDNGLTFTPDPARSVATERCAWRERMLRGETHDENAAAQGGVAGHAGLFGTLRGVLNQAELLLRGGWLSTAGLAEATRIQTPGRTLAFVAAQPGWSGGSLCSPAAFGHTGFTGTGLWVDPARGLAWALLTNRVHPTRHSPFDIQGLRRAVGNTLLTG; translated from the coding sequence ATGATTCCGGAACGCACCCGCCAGATTCTGGAAACGGCGGTGGCGTCGGGCGGCCTGCCCGGCGCCGCGCTGGGCGTGATCACGGCGACGGGAGAAAGAACCACCCTGATTCTCGGCCACGCGCAGCTTCAGCCGGAACAAATTGCACTGGAAGAGAATGCCTACTTCGATCTCGCCAGCCTGACCAAGCCGCTGTTCACGGCCCGCCATGTCATCCGCGCCGCCGAACAGGGGCGGCTCGATCTGGACGATCCGGTGGCGGCACGTCTGCCCGAGCTGGGCTGGATGCAGGACACACCGCTGAAAACCCGCACTCTGCGGCAGCTGCTGACGCACACAGCAGGGTTGCCGGCCTGGGTGCCGCTGTATACCTGGGGCAGCGCCGACACCATCCGCGCCCGTTTCATGCAGGAGCCGTGGGCCATGCAGGAGGCAGGCGAGGTGGTCTATTCCGACCTGGGTTACGTTCTGCTGGGGCGTGTGCTGGAGCGGGTATACGGCCAACCACTGCGTGACTTTCCCCTGGATAACGGCCTGACCTTCACCCCGGACCCGGCGCGCAGTGTCGCCACCGAGCGCTGTGCCTGGAGGGAGCGAATGCTGCGCGGGGAGACCCACGATGAGAATGCGGCGGCCCAGGGCGGCGTGGCCGGCCACGCCGGGCTATTTGGCACCCTGAGAGGCGTTTTGAATCAGGCTGAACTGCTGCTGCGCGGCGGCTGGTTGTCCACTGCGGGTCTGGCCGAGGCGACGCGCATACAGACGCCAGGGCGTACGCTGGCCTTTGTGGCGGCCCAGCCCGGCTGGAGCGGCGGAAGCCTGTGCAGCCCCGCAGCCTTTGGACACACCGGTTTTACCGGAACCGGACTGTGGGTCGATCCGGCGCGTGGTCTGGCCTGGGCCCTGCTGACCAATCGCGTCCATCCCACCCGTCACAGCCCTTTCGATATTCAGGGGTTGCGTCGGGCGGTGGGGAACACGCTGCTGACGGGGTGA
- a CDS encoding GntR family transcriptional regulator, producing the protein MSVSSPPWAIPLDAASALPVYMQVAQGLEQRIHSGDLRRGSALPAERELASQLQVSRVTVRQALALLAQQGLLTRKHGSGTFVTPPTPEERPSRTLGLLSSFSDDVRSRGQTPGARVLRFEHVRPSPQEAMSLALSPGEKVYRVRRLRTSNGAPLAVEESTLPAALVGDLQEEDVSDASLYALLATRGLNPVRAIRHLRAVNADLTLAELLGIAPGAALLATERVSWTGGGRPVEYAHAHYRGDRYDFVMELHGDGA; encoded by the coding sequence ATGTCCGTCTCCTCACCACCCTGGGCCATCCCGCTGGACGCGGCCAGCGCCCTGCCCGTGTACATGCAAGTCGCGCAGGGATTGGAGCAACGCATTCACAGCGGCGATCTGCGGCGGGGCAGTGCGCTACCTGCCGAGCGGGAACTGGCCTCGCAGCTTCAGGTCTCGCGCGTTACGGTGCGCCAGGCGCTGGCGCTGCTGGCGCAGCAGGGCCTGCTGACCCGCAAACACGGCAGCGGCACCTTCGTCACCCCGCCCACTCCGGAGGAGCGGCCCAGCCGCACGCTGGGGCTGCTCAGCTCGTTTTCGGACGACGTGCGTTCGCGCGGACAGACGCCGGGGGCGCGGGTCCTACGTTTTGAGCACGTCCGCCCCAGCCCGCAGGAGGCGATGAGTTTGGCGCTGTCGCCGGGGGAAAAGGTCTACCGCGTGCGCCGGCTGCGCACCTCGAACGGCGCACCGCTGGCCGTGGAGGAAAGTACGCTGCCCGCCGCGCTGGTGGGGGACCTGCAGGAGGAGGACGTGAGCGACGCCAGCCTGTACGCGCTCCTGGCCACGCGGGGCCTCAATCCGGTGCGGGCGATCCGGCACCTGCGGGCGGTCAATGCTGATCTGACCCTGGCCGAACTGCTGGGCATCGCCCCCGGCGCGGCGCTGCTCGCCACCGAGCGGGTGTCGTGGACCGGGGGCGGGCGCCCGGTGGAATACGCGCACGCCCACTACCGGGGAGACCGCTACGACTTCGTGATGGAATTGCATGGTGACGGCGCATGA